In the genome of Myxococcus stipitatus, one region contains:
- a CDS encoding zinc ribbon domain-containing protein — protein MPIYEYACQNCQKIIDVLQKISDPTPAACTACGAEGSLTKVVSRSSFVLKGGGWYSDLYSSTKKDGSSSSSSSGGSSSSSSSSSTSSSTPASAPSSTPAPAAASGDKS, from the coding sequence ATGCCCATCTACGAGTACGCCTGCCAGAACTGCCAGAAGATCATCGACGTGCTTCAGAAGATCTCCGACCCGACGCCGGCCGCCTGCACCGCCTGCGGCGCGGAGGGCTCGCTGACCAAGGTCGTCAGCCGCTCCAGCTTCGTCCTCAAGGGCGGCGGCTGGTACTCCGACCTGTACAGCTCCACCAAGAAGGACGGGAGCTCGTCCTCCAGCTCGAGCGGCGGCTCGTCGTCCTCGTCGAGCTCGAGCAGCACGTCCTCCTCCACGCCGGCGAGCGCCCCCAGCAGCACCCCGGCGCCCGCCGCGGCGTCGGGCGACAAGAGCTAG
- a CDS encoding PHP domain-containing protein → MLIDLHAHSHLSKGCELDPRAVLERAALFGLDGVAFTETNTQDGCDELFEIGAKSKVKVFVGLELLTDRGQYLCFFPKPELAPEPVQMWGSNREKPWSAAECLPKVKALGAAIVAARPFDRDSAHPAMDYVRSLNVLSAVEGYNARVKQTANDLAVEAAEALKLPCTGGSDARSSLDEVGRGATFFKNPVATQAQLVAELLKGDFWPVMAGELPRLTRPGEAQAARKQGGGGNKRRRGRR, encoded by the coding sequence ATGCTCATCGACCTGCACGCCCATTCCCACCTGTCCAAGGGGTGCGAGTTGGACCCTCGCGCCGTGTTGGAACGGGCCGCGCTGTTCGGCCTGGACGGGGTGGCCTTCACCGAGACCAACACCCAGGACGGCTGTGATGAGCTGTTCGAGATTGGCGCGAAGTCGAAGGTGAAGGTCTTCGTCGGGTTAGAGCTGCTGACGGACCGGGGGCAGTACCTCTGCTTCTTCCCCAAGCCGGAGCTGGCCCCGGAGCCCGTCCAGATGTGGGGCAGCAACCGCGAGAAGCCCTGGAGCGCCGCGGAGTGCCTGCCCAAGGTGAAGGCCCTGGGCGCCGCCATCGTCGCGGCCCGGCCCTTCGACAGGGACTCCGCCCACCCGGCCATGGACTACGTCCGCTCGCTCAACGTGCTGAGCGCGGTGGAGGGCTACAACGCCCGCGTGAAGCAGACCGCCAATGACCTGGCCGTGGAGGCCGCGGAGGCGCTGAAGCTCCCCTGTACGGGCGGCAGCGATGCCCGGAGCTCCCTGGACGAAGTGGGCCGGGGCGCCACGTTCTTCAAGAACCCGGTGGCGACGCAGGCCCAGCTGGTGGCGGAGCTGCTCAAGGGCGACTTCTGGCCGGTGATGGCCGGCGAGTTGCCCCGGCTGACGCGCCCGGGTGAGGCCCAGGCGGCCCGGAAGCAGGGCGGCGGCGGCAACAAGCGTCGTCGCGGCCGCCGGTAG
- a CDS encoding alpha-amylase family glycosyl hydrolase — MTRSRLVRSLAAPVLLLSAACGDSQDAIPIRECEVVLTYAPQQSLSGPVYVAGEWNGFATTGLRMEERGDGVFTARLEGLEPRDYAYRFVVAKQEVMDPQNPYSRWVRAEEYSKLTVPDCRRPVLELRRFAVTPEGTLDVEVAYLDGTDAVGLDADKVLLSLDGSPVPEALERGTGRLRLRREGLARGKHHVKVVAMDAAGRVAEPLYLPFWVEPERFRWESGAMYFAFTDRFRNARPENDGPVADVDPIANYAGGDFAGITEKLEEGYFDALGVRTLWISPVDQNPEGRFIGTGGKYYSGYHGYWPSQPRTTQRRFGSLEELRALTAAAHRRGIRVIADLVLNHVHQEHPYWTAHRAEDWFNTAASCVCGTQDCDWEEKRLTCKFTDYLPDFNWRSADMVDQFTADALWWLEAADFDGFRLDAVKHMEQVAGRTLRGRLRDITAMTGTEFYLVGETFVGADGRSQIARYIGPRELDGQFDFPLYWPLRESFADGQGLERVDQAVRENEVFYAPGTLNSPFLGNHDVARFISQAAKQLAGAGGDPWSNARPPATVTDEAAFDKARYAFAFVLTQPGVPLIYYGDEVGLPGAGDPDNRRLMRFGSTLTPLEARLLATVQTLGQTRRAHPVLQSGARHTLRVEKDLYVFQRSLPEGQGAIIAINRGDLERAVVVEPLGSLAASRATYDDVFSGGTLQLAGMETVVRISPRSVAVFVPRAR; from the coding sequence ATGACGCGCTCCCGACTCGTCCGTTCGCTCGCCGCTCCGGTGCTGCTGCTGTCGGCGGCGTGTGGTGATTCCCAAGACGCCATTCCCATCCGCGAGTGCGAGGTGGTGCTGACGTACGCACCCCAGCAATCCTTGTCGGGGCCCGTGTACGTCGCGGGTGAATGGAATGGCTTTGCCACGACGGGCTTGCGCATGGAGGAGCGCGGCGATGGGGTCTTCACCGCGCGCCTGGAGGGGCTGGAGCCGCGCGACTATGCCTATCGCTTCGTCGTGGCGAAGCAGGAGGTGATGGACCCGCAGAATCCGTACTCCCGCTGGGTGCGCGCGGAGGAGTACTCGAAGCTGACGGTGCCGGACTGCCGGCGGCCCGTGTTGGAGCTGCGCCGCTTCGCGGTGACGCCCGAGGGGACGCTGGACGTGGAGGTCGCCTACCTCGACGGCACCGACGCCGTGGGACTCGACGCGGACAAGGTGCTCCTGTCGCTGGATGGCAGCCCGGTGCCAGAGGCCCTCGAGCGAGGCACGGGGCGGCTGCGGCTGCGCAGGGAAGGGCTGGCGCGGGGCAAGCACCACGTGAAGGTGGTGGCCATGGACGCTGCCGGCCGCGTCGCCGAGCCGCTCTACCTGCCGTTCTGGGTGGAGCCCGAGCGCTTCCGTTGGGAGTCGGGGGCGATGTACTTCGCCTTCACCGACCGGTTCCGCAACGCGCGCCCGGAGAACGACGGCCCCGTGGCGGATGTGGACCCCATCGCCAACTACGCGGGCGGCGACTTCGCTGGCATCACCGAGAAGCTCGAGGAGGGCTACTTCGACGCGCTGGGCGTCCGCACGCTGTGGATCTCCCCCGTGGACCAGAACCCGGAGGGTCGCTTCATCGGCACCGGGGGCAAGTACTACTCGGGCTATCACGGCTACTGGCCCTCCCAGCCGCGCACGACGCAGCGCCGCTTCGGCTCGCTGGAGGAGCTGCGCGCGCTGACGGCCGCGGCCCACCGCCGAGGCATCCGCGTCATCGCCGACCTGGTGCTCAACCACGTCCACCAGGAGCATCCCTACTGGACGGCCCATCGCGCGGAGGACTGGTTCAACACCGCCGCCAGCTGCGTGTGTGGCACCCAGGACTGTGATTGGGAGGAGAAGCGGCTGACGTGCAAGTTCACCGACTACCTCCCGGACTTCAACTGGCGCTCGGCGGACATGGTGGACCAGTTCACCGCGGACGCCTTGTGGTGGCTGGAGGCGGCGGACTTCGACGGCTTCCGCCTGGACGCGGTGAAGCACATGGAGCAGGTCGCGGGGCGCACGCTGCGCGGGCGCCTGCGGGACATCACCGCGATGACGGGCACCGAGTTCTACCTGGTGGGGGAGACCTTCGTCGGCGCGGATGGCCGTTCGCAGATCGCGCGGTACATCGGGCCCCGGGAGCTGGATGGTCAGTTCGACTTCCCCCTCTACTGGCCCCTGCGCGAGTCCTTCGCGGATGGCCAGGGACTGGAGCGCGTGGACCAGGCCGTGCGCGAGAACGAGGTCTTCTATGCGCCGGGCACCCTCAACTCGCCCTTCCTGGGCAACCATGACGTGGCGCGCTTCATCTCGCAGGCGGCGAAGCAGCTGGCCGGCGCCGGGGGAGACCCGTGGAGCAACGCCCGGCCTCCCGCGACGGTGACGGACGAGGCGGCCTTCGACAAGGCCCGGTATGCCTTCGCGTTCGTGCTGACCCAGCCGGGCGTGCCGCTCATCTACTACGGCGACGAGGTGGGCCTGCCCGGGGCGGGTGATCCCGACAACCGCCGCCTCATGCGCTTCGGCTCCACGCTGACGCCGCTGGAGGCGAGGCTGTTGGCCACCGTCCAGACGCTGGGGCAGACGCGGCGGGCGCATCCCGTGCTCCAGTCGGGCGCCCGTCACACGCTGCGGGTGGAGAAGGACCTGTACGTGTTCCAGCGCTCGCTGCCAGAGGGGCAGGGGGCGATCATCGCCATCAACCGCGGCGACCTGGAGCGCGCGGTGGTGGTGGAGCCGCTGGGCAGCCTGGCGGCGAGCCGAGCGACGTACGATGACGTCTTCAGTGGCGGGACGCTTCAGCTCGCTGGGATGGAGACCGTGGTGAGGATCTCCCCGCGCAGCGTGGCTGTGTTCGTGCCTCGCGCCAGGTAG
- a CDS encoding protein kinase domain-containing protein encodes MAETWRAQLLGAAGVTKPVLIKKVLPEYANDEAFISMFISEARISASLSHGSIAQVFDFGQVGGEYFLAMEYVDGQPLHRIIKRALRSNFNSLPVPIATYIALEMCRGLHYAHTRADDKGMPLGIVHRDISPDNVLISYEGQVKIVDFGIAKARSLRSFDTAPGVVKGKYLFFSPEQARGEDVDARTDVWASAVVLFEMVCGRLPLEGPEYVVMHKLHSRQPLPRPRDLRPDLPVRLDAILQKALAVRKEDRFESAHEFGDALAGFLFKAAPRFSSMSVAYLLRELFRPDMTEMGKDTKVPARFVEELSVWRATTNILPKPTEIAAPELTTEPQTIESHPGELPDEGGGGGLELDDEEGGNSPDRGGFFETHFRLSTHHLVVAGVVLVLFGLVWSAFDKLTPEWTPRESNSAHPARPPLPMPALKDADARRAPEQAVAPRSAPATAGKQPVGPDLVRMPVESFRLEARRHLLSVSSGRAALATLEPQVTYRIAETGTLASPDRGKPMPTIFFLLAGQKVAADAAVGIVTRKEESIRGASAVSFFTVGAPTPQDDLPERIVSVTNTRTGEERRHTIHLEWMTTDLKKSLFVDGMDPAETYTLSLTSVEGGAFTRGREQGPVVTVACVQQVSLERDGPGVPPARAQRFLVSQGTDTRVTSVHGLNCGFVDEDPSDNQGAVEIRIRTAAQVAAERAAAEREAEAANAVTALAPAAQGVVVRPAGGSKTPPPARQAQPQVLEVEAPQEATRGGRALVQARELYKAKRFDAARTRARECIAMEPENFECHLLLGSVAAQLNRLEEGARHYRRFLDLAPSDHPQASKVLRVLHEYESVQATPAEP; translated from the coding sequence ATGGCGGAGACGTGGAGGGCCCAGCTGTTGGGGGCCGCTGGGGTCACGAAGCCCGTTCTGATCAAGAAGGTGTTGCCGGAGTACGCCAACGACGAGGCGTTCATCTCCATGTTCATCAGCGAGGCGCGCATCTCCGCCTCGCTGTCCCATGGGTCCATCGCGCAGGTCTTCGACTTCGGGCAGGTGGGGGGCGAGTACTTCCTGGCGATGGAGTACGTGGACGGGCAGCCGCTCCATCGCATCATCAAGCGGGCGCTGCGCTCCAACTTCAACAGCCTGCCGGTCCCCATCGCCACGTACATCGCGCTGGAGATGTGCCGAGGGCTGCACTACGCGCACACGCGCGCGGACGACAAGGGGATGCCGCTGGGCATCGTCCACCGGGATATCTCTCCCGACAACGTGCTCATCAGCTACGAGGGCCAGGTCAAGATCGTCGACTTCGGCATCGCCAAGGCGCGCTCCTTGCGCAGCTTCGACACGGCGCCGGGCGTGGTGAAGGGCAAGTATCTGTTCTTCTCCCCGGAGCAGGCACGAGGGGAAGACGTGGATGCCCGGACGGATGTCTGGGCTTCGGCGGTGGTGCTCTTCGAGATGGTCTGCGGGCGTCTTCCATTGGAGGGGCCCGAGTACGTGGTGATGCACAAGCTGCATTCCCGTCAGCCGCTGCCGCGTCCGAGAGACCTCCGGCCGGACCTGCCGGTGCGGCTGGACGCCATCCTCCAGAAGGCGCTCGCGGTGCGGAAGGAGGACCGCTTCGAGTCCGCGCACGAGTTCGGAGATGCGCTGGCCGGGTTCCTCTTCAAGGCCGCGCCCCGCTTCTCGTCGATGTCCGTCGCATACCTGCTGCGGGAGCTGTTCCGCCCGGACATGACGGAGATGGGCAAGGACACGAAGGTGCCCGCCCGGTTCGTGGAGGAGCTGTCCGTCTGGCGCGCGACGACCAACATCCTCCCGAAGCCCACTGAGATCGCCGCCCCCGAGCTCACCACGGAGCCTCAGACCATCGAGAGCCATCCGGGAGAGCTGCCCGACGAAGGGGGCGGCGGAGGCTTGGAGCTGGACGACGAAGAGGGCGGCAACTCCCCGGACCGAGGGGGCTTCTTCGAGACGCACTTCCGCCTCTCCACGCATCACCTGGTGGTGGCGGGAGTGGTGTTGGTGCTCTTCGGGTTGGTCTGGTCGGCCTTCGACAAGCTCACGCCGGAGTGGACGCCGCGAGAGAGCAACAGCGCCCATCCGGCCCGCCCGCCGCTGCCCATGCCTGCGCTCAAGGACGCGGACGCGCGGCGCGCACCGGAGCAGGCGGTGGCTCCGAGGTCCGCCCCGGCCACCGCGGGCAAGCAGCCCGTGGGCCCGGACCTGGTCCGCATGCCGGTGGAGTCCTTCCGGCTGGAGGCGCGTCGCCACCTGTTGAGCGTGTCCTCCGGGCGCGCGGCGTTGGCGACGCTGGAGCCTCAGGTGACGTATCGCATCGCGGAGACGGGCACGCTGGCCTCGCCCGACCGTGGCAAGCCCATGCCGACCATCTTCTTCCTGCTGGCGGGACAGAAGGTCGCGGCCGACGCGGCGGTGGGCATCGTGACTCGGAAGGAGGAGTCCATCCGAGGTGCCTCTGCGGTGAGCTTCTTCACCGTGGGCGCCCCCACGCCGCAGGATGACCTGCCCGAGCGCATCGTCTCCGTGACGAACACGCGGACCGGAGAAGAGCGGCGCCACACCATCCATCTGGAGTGGATGACCACGGACCTGAAGAAGAGCCTCTTTGTCGACGGGATGGATCCGGCCGAGACCTACACGCTGTCCCTCACCTCCGTGGAGGGGGGCGCCTTCACCCGAGGGCGCGAGCAGGGCCCGGTGGTGACGGTGGCGTGTGTCCAACAGGTGAGCCTGGAGCGGGACGGCCCCGGGGTACCTCCGGCCCGGGCGCAGCGCTTCCTCGTCTCGCAGGGCACGGACACCAGGGTCACCAGCGTCCATGGCTTGAACTGCGGCTTCGTGGATGAAGACCCCTCCGACAACCAGGGCGCCGTGGAGATTCGCATCCGCACCGCCGCCCAGGTCGCGGCGGAGCGCGCCGCCGCGGAGCGGGAGGCCGAAGCGGCCAATGCGGTGACGGCCTTGGCGCCAGCCGCGCAGGGCGTGGTCGTGAGGCCTGCTGGCGGAAGCAAGACTCCGCCGCCCGCGAGGCAGGCCCAGCCCCAGGTGCTGGAGGTCGAGGCGCCGCAAGAGGCGACCCGAGGTGGGCGGGCACTGGTCCAGGCGCGCGAGCTGTACAAGGCGAAGCGGTTCGACGCCGCGAGGACCCGGGCGCGCGAGTGCATCGCCATGGAGCCGGAGAACTTCGAGTGCCACCTGTTGCTGGGATCGGTGGCGGCGCAGCTGAACCGCCTGGAGGAGGGTGCCAGGCATTATCGCCGCTTCCTGGACCTGGCCCCGTCAGACCATCCCCAGGCGAGCAAGGTGTTGCGAGTCCTTCACGAGTACGAGTCCGTCCAGGCCACGCCGGCCGAACCCTAG
- a CDS encoding serine/threonine-protein kinase gives MSQDPNEHFGRYELLAQMGRGGMAETWRARLVAAAGVTKLVLIKKVLPEFANDEAFISMFISEARISASLSHGNIAQVFDFGRVEGQYFLAMELVDGQPLHRILKRAARMGLPQLPIPLATYIALEMCRGLHYAHLRTDEKGAPLGIVHRDISPDNVLISYEGQVKIVDFGIAKARMLRNFDTEPGVIRGKYLYFSPEQARGQQVDARTDVWATGLVLYEMLCGQPPVSGNQAVVLSRMAHGEFPAPRQLRKDLPAALNEVVMKALSVDTSLRYESANAFAEALSSFLYSYAPRFSTMSLAYLLRSLYREDLLQDGREMPVPTTFVEELKSWRAGDGTAPNAPTIRVPSVSPSAPPKASAGKGRWALLAGVGVVALVAAAIPWLPSSKVHESRVASPSPLTPVRAVEDAGVAVVTRDAGAPHVARSTETAPPAPPPSEAVAAESVADYPDVTSIRLDSRRHVFRVPLDLVAFARLDSAVTYQFWSTSLSEGAGSTAVLEPMPRWAPPVFYLISGEAVRPEAREGIVGRQPLKIQGARAISLFTLGDPTEEDLNAEQVYLKDIQVDSERRFTFHPEPMRISPAKGYLFRGLEPRQTYVLSLSGMGEGVFLRGRTQDPAAQVACVEWRPDGAGMEARDPTQPYAVQPLQFLLSEWREVKVRGVRGLRCGFLDDSPFDNEGEAELRVSPWDPKRPKEPERPKGTPAEEAERLAAKALRLARAGQNQDAYLLAEDCLSHDPHKANCLLLSGDMQARLGKVNGALERYRTFIQVYPTHPMSPAVRQLISEHSKTGILSSPASASSRNPE, from the coding sequence ATGTCCCAAGACCCCAATGAGCACTTCGGACGCTATGAGCTGCTCGCTCAGATGGGGCGCGGCGGCATGGCGGAGACGTGGCGCGCGAGGCTGGTGGCCGCGGCGGGTGTCACCAAGCTCGTGCTCATCAAGAAGGTGCTCCCGGAGTTCGCCAACGACGAGGCCTTCATCTCCATGTTCATCAGCGAGGCGCGCATCTCCGCTTCGCTGTCCCACGGGAACATCGCGCAGGTCTTCGACTTCGGCCGGGTGGAGGGCCAGTACTTCCTGGCCATGGAGCTGGTGGATGGACAGCCGCTCCACCGCATCCTGAAGCGCGCCGCGCGGATGGGCCTGCCGCAGCTGCCCATTCCGCTGGCCACGTACATCGCCTTGGAGATGTGCCGGGGCCTGCACTACGCGCACCTGCGCACGGACGAGAAGGGCGCGCCCCTGGGCATCGTCCACCGGGACATCTCTCCGGACAACGTGCTCATCAGCTATGAGGGGCAGGTCAAGATCGTCGACTTCGGCATCGCCAAGGCGCGCATGCTGCGCAACTTCGACACCGAGCCCGGCGTCATCCGCGGCAAGTACCTGTACTTCTCCCCCGAGCAGGCCCGAGGGCAGCAGGTGGATGCCCGCACCGACGTCTGGGCCACGGGGCTGGTGCTGTACGAGATGCTCTGCGGACAGCCTCCCGTCAGCGGCAATCAAGCTGTCGTGCTGTCGAGGATGGCGCATGGGGAGTTCCCCGCGCCCAGGCAGCTCCGCAAGGACCTGCCGGCCGCGCTGAATGAAGTGGTCATGAAGGCGCTGTCGGTGGACACGTCGCTCCGCTACGAGTCCGCAAATGCCTTCGCCGAAGCGCTGAGCTCGTTCCTCTATTCGTACGCCCCGCGCTTCTCGACGATGAGCCTGGCGTACCTGCTGCGCTCCTTGTACCGGGAGGATCTGCTCCAGGACGGACGGGAGATGCCCGTCCCCACCACCTTCGTCGAGGAGCTGAAGTCCTGGCGCGCGGGGGATGGGACGGCGCCGAATGCGCCCACGATTCGCGTCCCCTCCGTCTCGCCGAGCGCGCCTCCCAAGGCGTCAGCCGGGAAGGGGAGATGGGCCCTGCTCGCGGGAGTGGGAGTGGTCGCCCTCGTGGCCGCGGCCATCCCATGGCTGCCGTCGTCGAAGGTGCACGAGTCGCGCGTGGCTTCTCCGTCGCCCCTGACTCCGGTCCGCGCCGTGGAGGACGCGGGAGTCGCGGTCGTGACGCGTGACGCGGGGGCACCACACGTCGCCCGTTCAACCGAGACGGCCCCTCCCGCGCCGCCACCTTCCGAGGCCGTCGCCGCCGAATCCGTCGCGGACTATCCAGACGTGACGTCCATCCGGCTGGACTCGCGGCGCCATGTCTTTCGAGTCCCGTTGGACCTGGTGGCTTTCGCCCGGCTGGACTCGGCCGTCACCTACCAGTTCTGGAGCACGTCTCTCTCGGAGGGTGCGGGCTCGACGGCCGTCCTGGAGCCGATGCCTCGGTGGGCGCCGCCTGTCTTCTATTTGATTTCAGGCGAAGCGGTGCGGCCGGAGGCTCGTGAGGGAATCGTCGGGCGGCAGCCCCTCAAGATCCAGGGCGCGCGGGCCATCTCGCTGTTCACGTTGGGAGACCCCACCGAGGAGGACCTCAACGCCGAGCAGGTGTACCTCAAGGACATCCAGGTGGACTCCGAGCGGCGCTTCACCTTCCACCCCGAGCCCATGCGCATCTCACCCGCGAAGGGGTACTTGTTCCGGGGCCTGGAGCCTCGGCAGACCTATGTCCTGTCGTTGTCGGGCATGGGAGAGGGTGTCTTCCTTCGTGGGCGCACGCAGGACCCCGCGGCCCAGGTGGCCTGCGTCGAGTGGCGTCCGGATGGCGCGGGCATGGAGGCCCGCGACCCCACGCAGCCTTACGCCGTGCAGCCTCTTCAATTCCTTCTCTCGGAGTGGCGCGAGGTGAAGGTTCGCGGTGTCCGAGGTCTGCGCTGTGGTTTCCTCGATGACTCTCCCTTCGACAACGAAGGGGAGGCCGAGCTGCGCGTCTCCCCGTGGGACCCCAAGCGCCCCAAGGAGCCGGAGCGGCCGAAGGGCACTCCCGCCGAGGAGGCGGAGCGGCTGGCCGCGAAGGCGCTGCGGCTGGCTCGCGCGGGGCAGAACCAGGACGCATACCTGCTCGCGGAGGACTGTCTGTCTCATGACCCACACAAGGCCAACTGCCTCCTGCTGTCAGGGGACATGCAGGCCCGGCTCGGCAAGGTGAACGGGGCGCTCGAGCGCTACCGGACCTTCATCCAGGTCTATCCGACCCACCCGATGAGCCCGGCGGTGAGGCAGCTCATCTCGGAGCACTCGAAGACCGGCATCCTTTCGTCGCCCGCGTCTGCTTCCAGTCGAAATCCAGAATAG
- a CDS encoding serine/threonine-protein kinase: MAPERYPRLGRYELLALLGRGGMAETWRARLVGAAGVTKPILIKKVLPEYANNAEFISLFISEARISSTLAHGNIAQVFEFGRVDQEYFLAMELVEGQPLHRVMKRAARLGMTRLPVPLATFIALEMCRGLHYAHTRTDEKGVPLGIVHRDVSPDNVIISYEGQVKIVDFGIAKARLSRNFETEPGIVRGKYLYFSPEQARGQEVDARTDIWTIGLVLYEMLCGQLPVTGTAESVMSRMAYGEFPTPRQVCGVVPVELESLVMKALSVEVPLRYPSANAFADALASYLYSLSPPFSSMDLTYLVRALFQQELVADGRELPVPKSFLQEFSAWCGATPISRAPSRAVAPQTMALGDHQADATTSEHLRPTNPMTMVLDARPAPNKPPPSIAIDEDDVPTVYLEPTTISAPEHLSRIRIENVPLSERRTVLLPREPPRWKRVVGTTVMVLFVLLGIAIPWVAVFRSQPSESPVSTGTPSTEPRPQPDGLRPRHVVEYPVKGFVLEADRDVILVPPGFRAFGALNPAEAYSLTDVSAQGRGEDPRVQPTDEAPLNVFFLLSGDPGQLPQKARLGEVPTSPKVIVGARELAIFRFGPTPSGAMPERHIRLNGPAPEPSRSFVFRPDVEGPRLNQALVLKGLDPLMTYTLDLVTTTREALLHGAGAGPATRVACVEWRPEEPAKADTAKVLPRVQFLLEVGTQRRVQGVSGLLCAFVDDGLEGNSGALEVRIGEVPPVKRPKPSASGAYVPRPQ; this comes from the coding sequence ATGGCCCCGGAAAGGTATCCACGTCTAGGTCGCTACGAGCTCCTGGCCCTGTTGGGGCGGGGCGGGATGGCGGAGACGTGGCGTGCGCGGCTGGTCGGCGCGGCGGGGGTCACCAAGCCCATCCTCATCAAGAAGGTCCTGCCCGAGTACGCGAACAACGCGGAGTTCATCTCGCTCTTCATCAGCGAGGCGCGCATCTCGTCCACGCTCGCCCACGGGAACATCGCGCAGGTCTTCGAGTTCGGCCGCGTGGACCAGGAGTACTTCCTGGCCATGGAGCTGGTGGAGGGCCAGCCGCTCCACCGCGTCATGAAGCGCGCGGCGCGGCTGGGGATGACGAGACTGCCCGTTCCCCTGGCCACGTTCATCGCGCTGGAGATGTGCCGGGGCCTGCACTACGCGCACACGCGCACGGACGAGAAGGGCGTGCCCTTGGGCATCGTCCATCGGGACGTCTCTCCCGACAACGTCATCATCAGCTACGAGGGACAGGTCAAGATCGTCGACTTCGGCATCGCCAAGGCGCGCCTGTCGCGCAACTTCGAGACCGAGCCGGGCATCGTGCGGGGCAAGTACCTCTACTTCTCCCCGGAGCAGGCCCGAGGCCAGGAGGTCGATGCCCGCACCGACATCTGGACCATCGGCCTGGTGCTCTACGAGATGCTCTGCGGGCAGCTCCCCGTCACCGGCACCGCGGAGTCGGTGATGTCTCGCATGGCCTACGGCGAGTTCCCCACGCCCCGACAGGTCTGCGGCGTCGTGCCCGTCGAGCTGGAATCCCTGGTCATGAAGGCCCTCTCCGTGGAGGTGCCGCTCCGCTATCCGTCCGCGAATGCCTTCGCCGACGCCCTGGCCTCGTACCTGTATTCTCTCTCACCGCCATTCTCCTCCATGGACCTCACGTACCTGGTGCGTGCGTTGTTCCAGCAGGAGCTCGTCGCGGATGGCCGGGAGCTGCCGGTTCCGAAGTCCTTCCTCCAGGAGTTCTCCGCGTGGTGCGGCGCCACGCCCATCTCACGCGCGCCGTCCCGCGCGGTGGCGCCTCAGACGATGGCGCTCGGCGACCACCAGGCGGACGCGACGACGTCGGAGCACCTGCGCCCCACCAACCCGATGACGATGGTGTTGGATGCCCGGCCCGCGCCCAACAAGCCGCCCCCGAGCATCGCGATCGACGAGGACGACGTCCCCACCGTCTATCTCGAGCCCACCACCATCTCCGCCCCCGAGCACCTGTCGCGGATCCGCATCGAGAATGTTCCGCTGTCGGAGCGGCGCACGGTGTTGCTGCCTCGCGAGCCACCTCGCTGGAAGCGCGTGGTGGGCACCACCGTGATGGTCCTGTTCGTCCTGCTCGGCATCGCCATCCCCTGGGTGGCCGTGTTCCGCTCGCAGCCGTCCGAGTCACCCGTCAGCACAGGCACTCCCTCCACCGAGCCCCGCCCGCAGCCCGACGGGCTCCGCCCGCGGCACGTCGTCGAGTACCCCGTGAAGGGGTTCGTGCTCGAAGCGGATCGCGACGTCATCCTCGTCCCGCCGGGGTTCAGGGCCTTTGGTGCGCTGAACCCCGCGGAGGCCTACTCGCTCACCGATGTCAGCGCGCAGGGCAGGGGAGAAGACCCGCGCGTCCAGCCCACGGATGAGGCGCCCCTGAACGTCTTCTTCCTGTTGTCGGGAGACCCGGGCCAGCTCCCGCAGAAGGCGCGCCTGGGCGAGGTCCCCACGTCGCCCAAGGTCATCGTGGGGGCCCGGGAGCTCGCCATCTTCCGCTTCGGTCCCACCCCCTCGGGAGCGATGCCCGAGCGGCACATCCGCTTGAATGGCCCGGCCCCGGAGCCGTCGCGCTCGTTCGTCTTCCGCCCGGATGTGGAGGGGCCTCGGCTCAACCAGGCGTTGGTGCTCAAGGGGCTCGACCCCCTGATGACGTACACGCTGGACCTGGTGACGACGACACGGGAGGCGCTGCTCCACGGCGCGGGGGCGGGCCCGGCCACCCGGGTGGCGTGCGTGGAGTGGCGACCGGAGGAGCCGGCCAAGGCCGACACCGCCAAGGTCCTCCCGCGTGTCCAGTTCCTGCTCGAGGTGGGAACACAGCGCCGCGTGCAGGGGGTCTCCGGCCTCCTGTGTGCGTTCGTCGATGACGGCCTGGAAGGAAACTCCGGGGCGCTCGAGGTCCGCATCGGCGAGGTGCCACCCGTCAAACGCCCCAAACCCTCCGCGAGTGGCGCGTATGTCCCAAGACCCCAATGA